A genomic region of Luteolibacter sp. Y139 contains the following coding sequences:
- a CDS encoding LamG-like jellyroll fold domain-containing protein: MSLSALVRAGRSLSATSLVCATASLLVFGNAYAQPGLDAPEAIAPYLNGNFPTTEPSSAGEWTVQETYTGININLPTHLTPYPGTNKLLCVAKEGRILLFDDNPAVATMDTFLDIRSRTFTSSDCGMTWLVFHPSFGVAGNPNRGYVYVTYKWAPSTGGDGHQAYWRLSRFTVPDGTQAADPNTELVLIQQYDRQEFHDSGCMMFGPDGYLYAAIGDEGGANDQYNVGQKIDNRLFSGILRIDVDNKAGNQPVTTRRQPAQLTMPAGWPNSVTTGYSIPADNPFITPGKLYLEEFYAIGLRQPYRFSYDAATQTTWIGESGQDTSEELSILTKGANYGWPFREGTVAGPQAQPATIYGTLKEPVWDVLHAAGPDGCQVGGFVYRGTAHPELTGKFITVDNVSGRIRAFSLNAGQTAATATYLTDMPSGSVYSGTSTIGKDQSGEPVFIKINGTGTRGRFMKLALVPPATTNPVWYRFEDQAASNTSGYVSENPDNATVDVIDNGIKMLAWDDNTTSANTRYAASNGLTPVGAASNTSGVHIVGSADGDGYPGNANGDLYMSEKLGKLDNFTIELSFHPVVSTLGGGYQCFMGLDGTTGVVPEGGENGPPIQPFRLMRWGRNDATANPGVPLDDGDLFLNVRTLNPATQQWRSNAIEIFDDSVFETTDRWYHLAIVGNVSTGTLTVYSYEGGSYVQKGQVTGYVGNLQSGVWTLGRGMYNGNAADWVADSTFDEVRIANSALTPSQFLYATQPWQPVVVVSNPPALLSETGAFTNLATLTPAPGVIPYTVNAPLWSDGAAKQRWIALPNDGTHNTPQEKIGFNPEGPWSFPAGTVFIKHFELPTNEANPSIHKRLETRFIVMPASGEPYGVTYKWRADGSDADLLPAGLSEDITITEAGGGTHVQKWDYPSRTDCRICHNSNAGHVLGLKTWQLNGDLTYAKTGRTSNQLETLASLGWFDSNYKPEFLPWYLKSRNINDTTASLESRVRSYIDSNCSQCHRPNGVRALFDARLTTPLSEQGLIQGPLVEPAAERVITPGNLSLSMLKIRHGTTGLIKMPPLAKNVVDDQAAQVISNWILSLPSAPGVELVAPASAGGPFTVDVHFTESVTGLTTGDFSITGGNATGLTGSGANYVLTITPSSNQIVVSLPADKAQASSHGNYASASHTVVINDVGLLAWLKLDETTGTTAVDSSPAENHGTLVDIEAGDHIAGKFGNALHFDNTDERITMANVAPNDFTVSFWMRTTRAFPATTNPPNGLAIFNADSPGAATDFLIAGTQDAGINRVSFQTGLGSGGANQILHATSAVNTGNWVHVACTRVKTTGEMKIYINGALEATRTGSLATLSANPVLCIGATPGNAAASYEGDLDQIRIYNRALSAAEVTGLSQESDALPPYDQWLATYLPGLSYLHGPDLDPEHDGTTNFGEFAFGGDPLKSNVFPVPFTRAANGSVTLSYKARQAPAGATYQVQVANNLTNWTNASPNITNVIHTPIPGTDYETVTVTYVPPAPGAKLFFRVEALQP, from the coding sequence ATGTCCCTTAGCGCCCTCGTCCGGGCAGGTCGGTCCCTGTCTGCGACGTCCCTTGTTTGTGCGACCGCGAGCCTCCTCGTCTTCGGAAATGCGTACGCCCAGCCCGGGCTCGACGCACCCGAGGCGATTGCTCCGTATCTGAACGGGAATTTCCCCACCACGGAGCCCAGCTCCGCGGGCGAGTGGACCGTCCAGGAGACCTACACCGGCATCAATATCAACCTGCCGACGCACCTGACTCCTTATCCGGGGACGAACAAGCTGCTCTGTGTAGCCAAGGAGGGACGGATCCTTTTGTTCGATGACAATCCGGCGGTGGCTACCATGGACACCTTCCTGGACATCCGCTCGCGGACCTTCACTTCCAGCGACTGCGGGATGACTTGGCTGGTCTTCCACCCCAGCTTCGGCGTCGCGGGAAATCCGAACCGCGGCTACGTCTACGTCACCTATAAGTGGGCGCCGTCCACCGGCGGCGACGGCCATCAGGCCTACTGGCGCCTGTCCCGCTTCACGGTGCCGGATGGCACCCAGGCAGCCGACCCGAATACCGAGCTGGTCCTCATCCAGCAGTACGACCGCCAGGAATTCCACGACAGCGGCTGCATGATGTTCGGCCCGGACGGCTACCTCTACGCCGCCATCGGCGATGAAGGCGGCGCGAACGACCAGTACAATGTCGGCCAGAAGATCGATAACCGCCTGTTCTCCGGCATCCTCCGTATCGACGTGGACAACAAGGCCGGCAACCAACCGGTGACCACGCGCCGCCAGCCAGCGCAGCTCACCATGCCCGCCGGTTGGCCGAATAGCGTCACCACCGGCTACTCGATCCCCGCGGACAATCCCTTCATCACCCCGGGCAAGCTCTACCTGGAGGAGTTCTACGCCATCGGCCTGCGCCAGCCTTACCGCTTCTCCTATGACGCCGCCACACAGACGACGTGGATCGGCGAAAGCGGCCAGGACACCAGCGAGGAGCTGAGCATTCTCACCAAGGGCGCAAACTACGGCTGGCCCTTCCGCGAGGGCACCGTCGCCGGCCCCCAAGCCCAGCCCGCGACCATCTATGGCACGCTGAAGGAGCCGGTCTGGGACGTCCTTCACGCCGCCGGGCCGGATGGCTGCCAGGTCGGCGGCTTCGTCTATCGCGGCACCGCCCATCCGGAACTCACCGGGAAATTCATCACGGTGGACAATGTCAGCGGCCGCATCCGCGCATTCAGCCTCAATGCAGGACAAACCGCCGCCACCGCGACCTACCTGACCGACATGCCGAGCGGCAGCGTTTACAGCGGCACCTCCACCATCGGAAAGGACCAGTCAGGCGAGCCGGTCTTCATCAAGATCAATGGCACCGGCACCCGCGGCCGCTTCATGAAGCTCGCGCTGGTTCCTCCTGCGACCACCAATCCGGTGTGGTACCGCTTCGAAGACCAGGCCGCCTCGAATACCTCCGGCTACGTTTCCGAAAATCCCGACAATGCCACCGTCGACGTGATCGACAACGGCATCAAGATGCTCGCATGGGATGACAACACCACTTCCGCCAATACGCGCTACGCGGCATCCAACGGCCTCACGCCGGTCGGCGCGGCGTCCAATACTTCCGGCGTCCATATCGTTGGCTCGGCTGATGGCGATGGCTATCCGGGCAATGCGAATGGCGACCTCTACATGTCCGAGAAGCTGGGCAAGCTGGACAACTTCACCATCGAACTCAGTTTCCATCCGGTGGTCAGCACCTTGGGCGGCGGCTACCAGTGCTTCATGGGCCTCGATGGCACCACCGGCGTCGTCCCCGAAGGCGGCGAAAATGGTCCACCGATCCAGCCCTTCCGCCTGATGCGCTGGGGCCGCAATGACGCCACGGCCAATCCCGGCGTGCCGCTCGATGATGGCGACCTCTTCCTCAATGTCCGCACGCTTAATCCGGCGACCCAGCAGTGGCGCTCGAACGCCATCGAGATCTTCGACGACTCGGTCTTCGAAACCACTGACCGCTGGTATCACCTCGCCATCGTCGGCAATGTTTCCACCGGCACGCTGACCGTCTATTCCTACGAGGGCGGTAGCTACGTCCAGAAGGGCCAAGTCACCGGCTACGTCGGCAATCTCCAGTCCGGGGTGTGGACGCTCGGCCGCGGCATGTACAATGGAAACGCCGCCGACTGGGTCGCTGATTCCACCTTCGACGAGGTTCGCATCGCGAACTCAGCTCTTACCCCGAGCCAGTTCCTCTATGCCACCCAGCCGTGGCAACCGGTGGTAGTCGTGAGCAATCCGCCCGCGCTGCTTTCTGAAACCGGCGCGTTTACCAATCTCGCCACCCTCACCCCGGCTCCGGGAGTGATCCCTTACACGGTGAATGCACCGCTATGGTCTGACGGTGCAGCGAAGCAGCGCTGGATCGCCCTGCCGAATGACGGCACTCACAACACTCCGCAGGAAAAGATCGGCTTCAATCCGGAAGGCCCATGGTCGTTCCCGGCCGGCACGGTGTTCATCAAGCACTTCGAGCTGCCGACCAATGAAGCGAACCCATCCATTCACAAGCGGCTGGAGACGCGCTTCATCGTGATGCCCGCGAGTGGTGAGCCCTATGGAGTCACCTACAAGTGGCGCGCCGATGGTAGTGATGCCGACCTCTTGCCCGCCGGCCTGAGCGAGGACATCACCATCACTGAAGCCGGCGGCGGCACGCATGTCCAGAAGTGGGACTACCCGAGCCGCACCGACTGCCGCATTTGCCACAATTCCAATGCCGGTCACGTGCTCGGCCTCAAGACGTGGCAGCTCAATGGCGACCTCACCTACGCCAAGACCGGCCGCACCTCCAACCAGCTTGAGACCTTGGCGAGCCTTGGCTGGTTCGACTCGAACTACAAACCGGAGTTCCTGCCGTGGTACCTGAAGAGTCGCAATATCAACGACACCACCGCCTCGCTCGAATCACGAGTCCGCTCGTACATCGACTCGAACTGCTCGCAATGCCACCGTCCGAATGGCGTGCGCGCGCTCTTTGACGCACGCCTCACCACGCCGCTTTCCGAGCAAGGCTTGATCCAAGGCCCGCTCGTCGAGCCCGCGGCCGAAAGGGTCATCACTCCCGGCAATCTCAGTCTCTCGATGCTGAAGATCCGCCACGGGACCACCGGTCTGATCAAGATGCCACCGCTGGCGAAAAACGTGGTGGATGATCAGGCGGCGCAGGTCATCTCCAATTGGATTCTCTCCCTGCCATCCGCGCCCGGTGTGGAGCTTGTCGCTCCCGCCAGCGCGGGAGGCCCCTTCACGGTGGACGTGCATTTCACTGAATCCGTCACCGGTCTCACCACCGGCGATTTCTCGATCACCGGTGGGAATGCCACCGGCTTGACCGGCAGCGGTGCGAACTACGTGCTCACCATCACACCGAGCTCGAATCAGATCGTGGTGAGTCTCCCCGCCGACAAAGCGCAGGCCAGCAGTCACGGCAACTACGCCTCGGCCAGCCACACCGTGGTCATCAATGATGTCGGCTTGCTCGCGTGGCTGAAGCTGGATGAAACCACCGGCACGACCGCGGTGGACAGCTCGCCGGCGGAAAATCATGGCACGCTGGTGGACATCGAAGCAGGCGACCACATCGCCGGAAAGTTCGGCAACGCGCTGCACTTCGATAATACCGACGAACGCATCACCATGGCGAACGTCGCACCGAATGACTTCACCGTCAGCTTCTGGATGCGCACCACCCGCGCCTTCCCTGCCACCACCAATCCGCCGAACGGCCTCGCCATCTTCAATGCCGACAGTCCGGGAGCCGCCACCGATTTCCTGATCGCTGGCACTCAGGATGCCGGCATCAACCGCGTCTCCTTCCAGACCGGCCTCGGCTCGGGTGGAGCGAACCAGATTCTCCACGCCACCAGTGCGGTGAACACCGGCAACTGGGTCCACGTCGCCTGCACTCGCGTGAAGACGACCGGCGAAATGAAGATCTACATCAATGGCGCGCTGGAAGCGACGCGCACCGGCAGCCTCGCCACCCTGAGTGCCAATCCCGTCCTCTGCATCGGCGCCACGCCGGGCAATGCCGCTGCCAGCTACGAGGGCGATCTCGATCAGATCCGCATCTATAACCGCGCGCTGTCCGCTGCGGAAGTCACCGGCCTGTCCCAGGAAAGCGATGCCCTGCCGCCCTACGACCAATGGCTCGCCACCTACCTGCCGGGCCTGTCGTATCTTCACGGGCCCGACCTCGATCCGGAACACGATGGCACCACCAACTTCGGCGAGTTCGCCTTCGGTGGCGATCCCTTGAAGTCGAATGTCTTCCCGGTTCCATTCACCCGCGCGGCGAATGGCAGCGTGACGCTCAGCTACAAGGCCCGCCAGGCTCCTGCCGGTGCCACCTATCAGGTGCAGGTCGCCAACAATCTGACCAATTGGACCAATGCCAGTCCGAATATCACCAATGTGATCCACACGCCGATCCCCGGCACGGACTACGAAACGGTGACCGTGACCTATGTCCCGCCAGCCCCGGGAGCGAAGTTGTTCTTCCGCGTCGAAGCTTTGCAGCCGTAG
- the allE gene encoding (S)-ureidoglycine aminohydrolase produces MTPLFGHTRTRVSMRHALIAPDGHVPSTYPGWDGATAYVILSPAMGADLSQILVVYESGGGTAWFPADENEHVLYVESGNCRAVWDDGDVTLTAGGFLFVPSENVLALHGDEGTRLTIFRKLFEPVESLEAPPAVHGNIADIPGEPFLGNEKARLQTLLPIDARYDLAMNVFTYQPGATLPFVETHIMEHGLLMLSGQGVYRLDENYYPVTAGDAIWMAPYCPQWFVAMGDEPASYLYYKDVHRLP; encoded by the coding sequence ATGACTCCCCTTTTCGGCCACACCCGCACCCGCGTCTCCATGCGCCATGCGCTGATCGCTCCCGATGGCCACGTGCCCAGCACCTATCCCGGCTGGGATGGTGCCACGGCCTACGTGATCCTTTCTCCGGCGATGGGAGCAGACCTTTCGCAGATCCTTGTCGTCTATGAATCCGGCGGCGGCACCGCGTGGTTCCCCGCGGATGAAAACGAGCACGTCCTTTACGTCGAGAGCGGCAACTGCCGCGCCGTGTGGGACGATGGCGATGTCACGCTGACCGCCGGCGGCTTCCTCTTCGTGCCCTCGGAAAATGTCCTCGCCCTGCACGGCGACGAAGGCACGCGGCTGACGATCTTCCGCAAGCTCTTCGAGCCCGTCGAAAGCCTCGAAGCCCCGCCCGCCGTCCACGGGAACATCGCCGACATCCCCGGCGAACCCTTTCTCGGCAATGAGAAGGCGCGCCTGCAAACGCTGCTCCCCATCGACGCCCGCTATGACCTGGCGATGAACGTCTTCACCTACCAGCCCGGTGCCACGCTGCCCTTCGTGGAGACCCACATCATGGAGCACGGCCTGCTCATGCTCTCCGGCCAAGGCGTCTACCGGCTGGACGAGAATTACTATCCCGTCACCGCTGGCGACGCGATCTGGATGGCCCCGTATTGCCCGCAGTGGTTCGTCGCGATGGGTGATGAACCCGCGAGCTACCTTTACTACAAGGACGTGCACCGGCTGCCGTGA
- a CDS encoding M20 family metallo-hydrolase produces the protein MTAISRLDREIDELAAISAHPAPAVTRVLFSAEDIAARQWLMAKAKEAGFFVRSDPAGNLLIRWEGDEPCLPAVATGSHTDAIPNAGKYDGVVGVLGGLEAMRQLKEAGHEPKRSIELIMFTSEEPTRFGIGCLGSRLMAGTTSPDDARTLRDPDGRSLDELREAAGCRGDLGAVKVSSLSYSAFVELHIEQGPLLEAAQLDIGIVEKIAAPSAFRLLLKGSGGHAGAVLMKDRRDAFLAAAEIALLVERAALESGSPDTVGTCGLVEVKPGAINSIPCDVKMEVDFRDTNREARDKALGKIGDGTREICGRRGIEIDWQVINQDPPAICEPTLVALAESKAKAAGFSCQRMISRAYHDSLFMARICPTTMIFIPCYKGYSHRPDEYSSPEAIAKGVAVLKECLKELSVK, from the coding sequence ATGACTGCCATCTCCCGCCTCGACCGCGAGATCGACGAGCTCGCTGCAATTTCCGCCCACCCGGCTCCGGCGGTGACGCGGGTCTTGTTCTCGGCGGAGGACATCGCGGCGCGGCAGTGGCTGATGGCAAAGGCGAAGGAGGCCGGTTTCTTTGTCCGCTCCGATCCCGCCGGCAATCTCCTCATCCGCTGGGAGGGCGACGAGCCCTGCCTGCCCGCCGTGGCCACCGGCTCGCACACCGATGCTATCCCGAACGCCGGCAAGTACGATGGCGTCGTCGGCGTGCTTGGAGGCTTGGAGGCGATGCGCCAGCTCAAGGAAGCAGGTCACGAGCCGAAGCGGAGCATTGAGCTGATCATGTTCACCTCGGAGGAGCCGACGCGCTTTGGCATCGGCTGTCTCGGCAGCCGCCTGATGGCTGGCACCACCTCGCCCGACGATGCCCGGACGCTGCGCGATCCCGATGGTCGTTCGCTCGATGAGCTGCGCGAGGCCGCTGGCTGCCGAGGCGATCTGGGCGCCGTGAAAGTTTCTTCGCTCTCCTACTCGGCCTTTGTAGAGCTGCACATCGAGCAGGGGCCGCTGCTGGAAGCCGCGCAACTCGACATCGGGATCGTTGAGAAAATCGCGGCACCGTCTGCCTTCCGGCTGCTCTTGAAGGGTTCCGGCGGCCATGCCGGCGCGGTGCTGATGAAGGACCGCCGGGATGCCTTCCTCGCCGCCGCCGAGATCGCCCTGCTGGTGGAACGCGCCGCCCTCGAAAGCGGCAGCCCGGACACCGTTGGCACCTGCGGGCTGGTGGAGGTGAAACCCGGTGCGATCAATAGCATCCCCTGCGATGTGAAAATGGAGGTGGATTTCCGCGACACGAATCGCGAGGCCCGCGACAAGGCGCTGGGCAAGATCGGCGACGGCACCCGCGAGATCTGCGGGCGTCGCGGCATCGAAATCGACTGGCAGGTCATCAACCAAGACCCGCCCGCGATCTGCGAGCCGACCCTGGTCGCATTGGCGGAAAGCAAGGCCAAGGCCGCGGGTTTCAGCTGCCAGCGGATGATCAGCCGCGCCTACCACGACTCGCTGTTCATGGCCCGCATCTGCCCCACGACGATGATTTTCATCCCCTGCTACAAGGGCTACAGCCACCGGCCGGACGAATACAGCTCGCCGGAAGCGATCGCGAAGGGAGTCGCGGTCCTGAAGGAGTGCCTCAAGGAGCTGAGCGTGAAATGA
- the xdhB gene encoding xanthine dehydrogenase molybdopterin binding subunit, which yields MSGNPSILRINGQAHDVSRVPLHETVLDFLRRNGMTGTKCGCNEGDCGACSVLLLEPGGQPRSVNACLAFVHSFAGREIRTAEGIGKDGELHPVQTAMVTCNGSQCGYCTPGFIASMTEAWQRGTTTDEDISDQLCGNLCRCTGYRPIREAMQQALLEKENGEAWETWMKPGEVPPPPFASHPDGGLFLRPDRISDVLAFKKQHPEATFVAGATEVAVLVNKRHLRPSVLISLDGVRELAVIRRHEHEWEIGGSARLTDIQDALGGEIPALDEMFRWFASRQIRHRATLGGNLATASPIGDSAPILMALDAVLLLVSPEGEREVPIADFFIGYRKTVLRPDELIRAIRIPRKPSGRVAFFKVSKRREMDISIVAAGIRIVTDAAGLITEARLAFGGVAERPLRATAAEGALIGRSLAAHEDVLDLLEKTFTPLDDVRSSASYRRSIVRGLFEKFVAGEAPEPSKPSATFSGGHGIPHESAAGHVTGGARYVHDTALGRSMQEVWAIRSKVAHGTLRSIDLAAVKSSPGVSVVLTAEDIPGANNSGPVRHDEPLLAEHEILFHGQVIALVVGESLEACRIAAEKAVIEVDELPPLLGISQAIAANSFHTDPHVLGRGDVETGLKESTHLLEGEFSFGGQEHFYLETHAAWAESDGEGGVHVASSTQHPSEIQTIVAEVLGLARHHVVVESPRMGGGFGGKETQGNAIAALCALAAVKTGKPVRWQLDRDEDMSSTGKRHPFLARYKVGYDDSGKLHALDAQLFSDGGWSLDLSQPVTDRAIFHLDNAYYIPHERFEGRVAKTHTVSNTAFRGFGGPQGMLVIEEIIGRIALKLGLPAEEIRARNFYHGTGETNTTHYGEEIGDNRIHRIWSELLESSEFSQRRKDIDVWNATNPHRKRGLAITPVKFGISFTLTHYNQAGALVLMYTDGSVQVNHGGTEMGQGLHTKILGVTMRELGLPAEKIRLMHTRTDKVPNTSATAASSGSDLNGMAVADACRQLRERLAPLAAEKLECQPEEIVFENGDAKGPQGSVPIDQLAGIAYTRRISLSAAGFYATPDLKWDWNVGKGRPFHYFACGASVSEVEVDGFTGMHRVKRVDILHDVGDSLNAAVDRGQIEGGFVQGMGWLTCEELKWNPKGVLLSHSASTYAIPAISDAPEDFRVALLKDATQARTIHGSKAVGEPPLMLAISVREALRDAVAAFRTSGDFDLPSPCTGEAVKMALETVRSAKDEA from the coding sequence GTGTCCGGAAACCCGTCCATCCTGCGAATCAATGGCCAGGCCCACGATGTCTCGCGGGTTCCGCTTCACGAGACAGTCCTCGATTTCCTCCGCCGGAATGGAATGACCGGCACCAAGTGCGGATGCAATGAAGGCGACTGCGGCGCGTGCTCGGTGCTCTTGTTAGAGCCGGGAGGACAGCCGAGATCGGTGAATGCCTGCCTCGCCTTCGTCCATTCCTTCGCCGGTCGCGAGATCCGCACGGCGGAAGGCATCGGCAAGGACGGCGAACTCCACCCGGTACAAACCGCGATGGTCACCTGCAATGGCTCCCAGTGCGGCTACTGCACGCCCGGCTTCATCGCTTCGATGACCGAGGCCTGGCAGCGCGGGACCACCACGGACGAGGACATTTCCGATCAGCTCTGTGGGAACCTCTGCCGCTGCACCGGCTACCGCCCGATCCGTGAGGCGATGCAGCAGGCATTGTTAGAAAAGGAAAACGGTGAGGCGTGGGAGACATGGATGAAGCCCGGTGAAGTTCCTCCGCCACCATTCGCCAGCCATCCCGACGGCGGCCTCTTCCTCCGGCCGGATCGAATCTCCGACGTCCTCGCCTTCAAGAAGCAGCACCCCGAAGCGACCTTCGTCGCCGGAGCCACCGAAGTTGCGGTGCTGGTGAATAAGCGCCACCTGCGACCCAGCGTCCTCATCTCGCTCGATGGCGTGCGCGAGCTCGCCGTGATCCGCCGCCACGAGCATGAGTGGGAAATCGGCGGCTCGGCACGGCTGACCGATATCCAAGACGCGCTCGGCGGTGAGATCCCGGCGCTCGACGAAATGTTCCGATGGTTTGCCTCCCGGCAGATCCGCCACCGCGCAACCCTCGGCGGCAATCTCGCGACCGCCTCACCGATTGGTGACAGCGCCCCCATCCTGATGGCACTCGATGCGGTGCTCTTGCTCGTCTCGCCCGAAGGCGAACGCGAGGTGCCTATCGCCGATTTCTTCATCGGCTATCGCAAGACGGTGCTGCGCCCGGATGAGCTGATCCGCGCCATCCGTATCCCGCGAAAGCCTTCCGGCCGCGTCGCCTTCTTCAAGGTCTCCAAGCGCCGCGAGATGGACATTTCCATCGTCGCCGCGGGCATCCGCATCGTGACTGATGCCGCAGGTCTCATTACCGAAGCGCGACTCGCCTTCGGCGGTGTTGCGGAAAGGCCCCTGCGCGCCACCGCTGCGGAAGGCGCTCTCATCGGACGGTCACTTGCCGCGCATGAGGACGTCCTCGATCTGTTGGAAAAGACCTTCACTCCGCTGGATGACGTTCGCTCCAGCGCCAGCTATCGCCGCTCCATCGTGAGAGGCTTGTTCGAGAAGTTTGTCGCCGGTGAAGCACCGGAGCCATCGAAACCATCGGCCACATTCTCCGGCGGTCACGGCATCCCGCATGAAAGCGCAGCCGGCCATGTCACGGGTGGCGCCCGATACGTTCACGACACGGCTCTTGGCCGCTCGATGCAGGAAGTCTGGGCCATCCGCTCAAAGGTCGCCCACGGAACGCTCCGCAGCATCGACCTCGCAGCCGTGAAGTCGTCGCCCGGCGTCTCCGTGGTTCTCACGGCGGAAGACATTCCCGGAGCCAACAACAGCGGACCCGTCCGCCATGACGAGCCCTTGCTCGCCGAACATGAGATCCTCTTTCACGGCCAGGTCATCGCGCTGGTCGTCGGCGAATCACTCGAAGCCTGCCGCATCGCCGCGGAGAAGGCTGTCATCGAAGTGGATGAACTGCCGCCATTGCTCGGCATCTCCCAAGCCATCGCCGCCAATTCATTCCACACCGACCCACACGTGCTGGGCCGAGGCGACGTGGAGACCGGACTGAAGGAATCGACACACCTGTTGGAAGGAGAATTTAGCTTCGGCGGACAAGAGCACTTCTATTTGGAGACCCACGCCGCATGGGCGGAAAGCGATGGCGAGGGTGGAGTCCACGTCGCGAGTTCCACCCAGCATCCTTCCGAGATCCAAACGATTGTCGCGGAGGTGCTCGGCCTGGCGCGTCATCACGTGGTGGTCGAGTCACCGCGCATGGGCGGGGGCTTCGGCGGAAAGGAAACGCAGGGCAATGCCATCGCCGCGCTGTGTGCCTTGGCTGCGGTGAAGACTGGCAAGCCAGTCCGCTGGCAACTCGACCGCGACGAGGACATGAGTTCCACCGGCAAGCGTCACCCCTTTCTCGCTCGCTACAAGGTTGGCTATGACGACTCCGGAAAGCTCCACGCACTGGACGCACAGCTCTTCTCCGACGGCGGCTGGTCGCTCGATCTCTCGCAGCCCGTCACCGACCGCGCGATCTTCCACCTCGATAACGCCTACTACATCCCGCACGAGCGCTTCGAGGGCCGCGTCGCCAAGACCCACACCGTCTCGAACACCGCGTTCCGCGGCTTCGGCGGGCCGCAGGGCATGCTGGTCATCGAGGAGATCATCGGCCGCATCGCGCTCAAGCTCGGCCTGCCTGCCGAGGAAATCCGCGCGCGCAACTTCTACCACGGCACCGGCGAGACGAATACCACCCACTACGGCGAGGAAATCGGCGACAACCGCATCCATCGCATCTGGAGCGAACTACTAGAATCCTCGGAGTTTTCCCAACGCCGGAAAGACATCGATGTCTGGAATGCCACCAATCCCCATCGCAAGCGCGGTCTCGCCATCACGCCGGTGAAGTTCGGGATCAGCTTCACCCTCACCCACTACAATCAGGCCGGTGCCCTCGTGTTGATGTACACCGACGGCTCGGTGCAGGTGAACCACGGTGGCACCGAGATGGGCCAAGGCCTGCACACGAAGATCCTCGGCGTGACCATGAGGGAACTCGGGCTGCCCGCGGAGAAGATCCGCCTGATGCACACCCGCACCGACAAGGTGCCGAACACCTCGGCCACCGCCGCCAGCTCCGGCTCGGACCTCAATGGCATGGCCGTCGCCGACGCCTGCCGCCAGCTCCGCGAACGCCTCGCCCCGCTCGCTGCGGAAAAGCTGGAGTGCCAGCCTGAGGAGATCGTCTTTGAAAACGGCGATGCGAAGGGACCGCAGGGAAGCGTGCCCATCGACCAGCTCGCCGGCATCGCCTACACCCGGCGCATCTCCCTCTCGGCTGCGGGCTTTTACGCAACGCCCGACCTGAAGTGGGACTGGAACGTCGGCAAGGGTCGACCCTTCCATTACTTCGCCTGCGGCGCGTCCGTCAGCGAAGTGGAGGTCGATGGCTTCACCGGCATGCACCGCGTGAAGCGGGTGGATATCCTCCACGACGTCGGCGACTCGCTGAACGCCGCAGTGGACCGCGGCCAGATCGAAGGCGGCTTCGTCCAAGGCATGGGCTGGCTGACCTGCGAGGAGCTGAAGTGGAACCCGAAGGGTGTGCTGCTGTCCCACAGCGCCAGCACCTACGCCATCCCCGCCATCAGCGACGCGCCGGAGGATTTCCGCGTCGCACTTCTCAAGGACGCCACCCAAGCCCGGACCATCCACGGCAGCAAGGCCGTCGGCGAGCCCCCCCTGATGCTGGCCATTTCCGTCCGGGAAGCCCTCCGCGATGCCGTGGCGGCGTTTAGAACAAGTGGGGACTTTGACCTGCCGTCCCCCTGCACCGGGGAGGCGGTGAAAATGGCGCTGGAGACCGTTAGATCAGCGAAAGACGAAGCCTGA